From a region of the Deltaproteobacteria bacterium genome:
- a CDS encoding CoB--CoM heterodisulfide reductase iron-sulfur subunit A family protein, whose amino-acid sequence MSGKKPQADELRIGVFICDCGSNIAGHLDCASVTDYASNLPGVVYAKENLYTCSEAGIGEIQKGIKEQNLNRVVVASCSPRTHQPLFQNSCAAAQLNPYLFEMVNIRDQCSWVHMQEREDATLKAKDLVRMGVSKAAFLEPQQDIEASLIPRVLVIGGGVAGLSAAGSLADMGLEVVLVEKETEAGGLLRQINRLAPHGEKAADRVLQMTESIKANPNATLYLGSRVEEVGGYIGNFEITIRPDGGDAIHEKVGCIVVATGAVPLKPEGLYGYDGAGVVTQMELEQRLLSGAMDARRVVMIQCVGARSPEREYCSRICCRTAVKNARLIKEQNPEADVHILYRDMQMYGTENEQMLWDARGEGVRFDVFSPDRPPMVAEDRVRFYRPLTGEMTEIPCDLVVLSTPLVPREGAQALSQLLRVPVDQNGFFLEAHAKLRPLDFATDGIFVCGSARYPANVEEAVSQGLGASSRIATILFKDKLITSAIVAEIDPESCVGCMGCMEMCPYEAITYLPEKNICEVNTVLCKGCGCCAATCPSQSARLKGFKPEQLLAQIRAV is encoded by the coding sequence ATGAGTGGAAAAAAGCCTCAAGCAGACGAGTTGCGGATCGGCGTATTTATCTGCGACTGCGGCTCCAATATCGCCGGACATCTGGATTGCGCTTCGGTTACGGATTATGCCTCCAACTTGCCTGGAGTGGTGTATGCCAAAGAAAACCTGTACACCTGTTCCGAGGCCGGGATCGGAGAGATTCAGAAGGGTATCAAGGAACAGAATCTGAACCGGGTTGTGGTGGCATCCTGCTCCCCGCGCACACATCAGCCCCTCTTTCAGAACTCCTGTGCCGCGGCCCAGCTGAACCCTTACCTGTTTGAGATGGTGAACATCAGGGATCAGTGTTCCTGGGTCCACATGCAGGAGCGGGAAGATGCCACCCTGAAGGCAAAAGACCTGGTGCGGATGGGGGTATCCAAAGCGGCCTTTCTGGAACCCCAGCAGGACATCGAGGCCTCACTGATTCCCAGGGTGCTGGTGATCGGCGGGGGCGTTGCCGGTCTGTCTGCGGCAGGGAGCCTGGCGGACATGGGCCTGGAGGTGGTTCTGGTGGAAAAGGAGACAGAAGCAGGGGGGCTCCTCAGACAGATCAACCGGTTGGCCCCCCATGGGGAAAAGGCCGCTGACCGCGTTTTGCAGATGACGGAATCCATCAAGGCCAATCCCAATGCCACGCTTTACCTCGGTTCACGGGTGGAAGAGGTGGGGGGGTACATCGGCAATTTTGAGATTACCATCCGTCCCGATGGGGGCGATGCGATTCATGAAAAGGTGGGGTGTATTGTCGTGGCCACCGGGGCCGTTCCCCTGAAGCCGGAAGGTCTGTACGGGTATGACGGGGCCGGGGTCGTCACCCAGATGGAGTTGGAGCAACGTCTCTTATCCGGTGCAATGGACGCCCGGCGGGTGGTGATGATCCAGTGCGTGGGGGCCCGTTCTCCGGAGAGGGAATACTGTTCCAGGATCTGTTGCCGGACCGCGGTCAAGAACGCCCGGCTGATCAAGGAGCAGAATCCGGAGGCGGACGTTCATATCCTCTACAGGGACATGCAGATGTACGGGACGGAAAATGAACAGATGCTCTGGGACGCCAGGGGGGAAGGGGTCCGGTTCGATGTATTTTCACCGGATCGGCCGCCAATGGTGGCGGAGGACAGAGTCCGGTTCTATCGGCCGCTTACAGGGGAAATGACGGAGATTCCCTGTGACCTGGTGGTCCTGTCCACGCCTTTGGTGCCGAGAGAGGGGGCCCAGGCCCTGTCTCAACTCCTGAGGGTCCCGGTGGACCAGAACGGTTTTTTCTTGGAAGCCCATGCCAAGCTGAGGCCCCTTGATTTTGCCACGGACGGTATTTTCGTATGCGGATCGGCCCGATACCCGGCAAATGTGGAAGAGGCCGTGTCCCAGGGGTTGGGGGCGTCTTCAAGGATCGCCACCATTTTGTTCAAGGACAAGCTCATCACCAGCGCCATTGTGGCCGAGATCGATCCGGAATCCTGTGTCGGGTGCATGGGATGCATGGAAATGTGCCCTTACGAGGCGATCACGTATCTCCCTGAAAAGAATATTTGCGAGGTCAACACCGTCCTGTGCAAGGGGTGCGGATGCTGCGCCGCCACCTGCCCGTCGCAGAGTGCCAGGCTCAAGGGATTCAAGCCGGAGCAGCTTCTGGCGCAGATACGGGCGGTGTAA
- a CDS encoding hydrogenase iron-sulfur subunit: MTENSFEPKIICFLCTWUAYAAADLAGVSRLQYPTNIRTVRVMCSASVSPHHILRAFQQGVDGVFVGGUHLGECHYLYGNYATDKRIRFLRKLLGFSGIEEDRLRARWISSAEGPEFAEEIRDFVETLRGLGPSPVKEVESRLKTALAA; this comes from the coding sequence ATGACCGAAAACAGTTTTGAGCCCAAGATCATATGCTTTTTGTGCACCTGGTGAGCATACGCTGCTGCTGACCTGGCTGGGGTCAGTCGACTGCAGTATCCCACGAACATCCGGACCGTCCGGGTGATGTGTTCTGCGAGCGTTTCGCCGCACCATATCCTGAGGGCGTTTCAACAGGGGGTGGACGGCGTTTTTGTGGGCGGGTGACACCTGGGTGAATGCCATTACCTGTATGGTAATTACGCAACAGATAAGCGGATAAGATTTCTCCGAAAGCTTCTGGGGTTCAGCGGGATCGAGGAAGACCGGTTGCGCGCCCGATGGATCTCTTCGGCCGAGGGGCCTGAATTCGCTGAAGAGATACGGGATTTTGTCGAAACCCTGAGGGGGCTGGGCCCTTCACCCGTAAAAGAGGTGGAATCCCGCTTGAAAACGGCCCTGGCCGCTTAA
- a CDS encoding 4Fe-4S dicluster domain-containing protein, producing MIEKVKERVRDLLASGEVQGFLGLSNKYGNTGPHLFCDGEDLDNLVIGDWRAPGDARYSLNKQLIHIARKHPEHVFGVLVRGCDERGLKVLYTWNQLNPEKVVPVGIACVQELAEACECSKPFPDELVAGEKADGCIAESVARLDALDVAGRFDAWLKEFSKCIKCYGCRDVCPMCFCNDCTLEDDGLVSSGAIPPEIPMFHLTRAVHMVGRCIDCGLCNEACPADIPLRTLYKKVADIVDEEFHYRPGQELHAKSPFNILMQPSSTD from the coding sequence ATGATCGAAAAGGTGAAAGAACGGGTCAGAGATCTCCTGGCATCCGGGGAGGTCCAGGGATTTCTAGGCTTGAGTAACAAATACGGAAACACAGGTCCTCACCTGTTTTGCGACGGGGAAGACCTGGACAATCTGGTCATCGGGGATTGGAGGGCGCCGGGAGATGCCCGGTACTCCCTCAACAAACAGCTCATCCATATTGCCCGAAAACATCCTGAGCATGTCTTTGGTGTGCTGGTGCGAGGATGCGATGAACGGGGGTTGAAGGTCCTGTACACCTGGAACCAGCTCAATCCGGAAAAGGTGGTCCCGGTGGGCATCGCCTGCGTTCAGGAACTGGCTGAGGCCTGTGAATGTTCAAAGCCCTTTCCGGATGAATTGGTGGCCGGTGAAAAGGCCGACGGATGTATCGCCGAATCGGTGGCCCGGTTGGACGCCCTGGATGTGGCCGGGCGCTTTGACGCGTGGCTGAAGGAATTTTCAAAATGCATCAAATGCTACGGGTGCAGGGATGTCTGTCCCATGTGTTTCTGCAATGACTGCACGCTTGAAGACGACGGCCTGGTGAGCAGCGGGGCCATCCCGCCCGAGATCCCCATGTTCCATCTGACCCGGGCCGTGCATATGGTGGGCCGGTGCATCGATTGCGGCCTTTGCAATGAGGCCTGTCCTGCCGATATTCCGCTCAGGACCCTGTACAAGAAGGTGGCGGATATCGTGGATGAGGAATTCCATTACCGGCCGGGACAGGAGCTGCACGCAAAATCGCCCTTCAATATTCTGATGCAGCCGTCATCCACCGATTGA
- the fdhF gene encoding formate dehydrogenase subunit alpha has translation MDYRTVLTTCTYCGCGCNFYLEVLDGQVIDTIPCKTHPVNEGKLCIKGWNVHEFIQSPRRLTRPLLRKDGVLKEVDWDEAIDYTASRLKAIKEADGADSIAFLTSAKVTNEENYLLQKFARAGVGTNSVDHCARLUHSSTVAGLAAAFGSGAMTNSISEIEDADCVFIIGSNTTSSHPLVATRIFRAKKKGARIIVADPRTIQLSSLADITVRHKLGTDVALLNGIMHVILEKGWHNLSFIQERTEEFEAFSKVIKDYPPEKAAEITGVAAEDILRMAELYAKAETASIVYCMGITQHTTGVDNVKTLANLAMLTGNVGRESTGVNPLRGQNNVQGACDMGGLPNVYPGYQPVNMVDIQKKFESAWNAALSDKVGRTVPQMLTGLADGSVKALYVMGENPIQSDPDTEHVKKALEAAELLIVQDIFLTPTAELAHVVLPGTSFAEKDGTFSNTERRVMRVRQAVDPVGDSRPDWRIIQEVSNRFGYPMNYASPEAVMQEIASLTPSYGGITYDRLEGEGLQWPCPHADHPGTRYLHEGVFSRGKGLFHPIEYRPPAEIVDEEFPLWLSTGRVFAHYHTATMTRNSPSLDAEIREGFLEVHPEDADKLGVLQGDRVIITSRRGAITARTAITDRVQQGLVFMPFHFIESNVNVLTNPAHDPIAQIPEFKVCAVKLEKAA, from the coding sequence ATGGACTACCGGACTGTGCTGACCACGTGCACCTATTGCGGCTGCGGCTGTAATTTTTACCTGGAGGTGCTTGACGGTCAGGTCATCGATACGATCCCCTGCAAGACCCATCCCGTGAACGAGGGAAAACTCTGCATCAAGGGATGGAACGTTCATGAGTTTATACAAAGTCCCCGGCGGCTGACACGGCCGCTCCTCCGCAAGGACGGGGTCCTCAAAGAAGTGGACTGGGACGAGGCCATCGATTATACGGCTTCCAGGCTCAAGGCGATCAAGGAGGCCGACGGCGCCGACAGCATCGCCTTTCTCACCTCCGCAAAGGTAACCAATGAGGAGAATTATCTCCTCCAGAAGTTCGCACGGGCCGGGGTGGGCACCAACAGCGTGGATCACTGCGCGCGTCTCTGACACTCCTCCACGGTGGCAGGTCTTGCCGCCGCGTTCGGGAGTGGGGCCATGACCAATTCAATATCTGAAATTGAAGACGCGGACTGTGTCTTCATCATCGGATCCAATACCACTTCTTCTCATCCCCTGGTGGCCACACGCATCTTCCGGGCCAAGAAAAAAGGGGCCAGGATTATCGTTGCCGATCCCCGGACGATCCAGCTATCCTCGTTGGCGGATATTACGGTTCGCCATAAGCTGGGGACCGACGTGGCCCTGTTAAACGGCATCATGCATGTCATCCTCGAAAAGGGATGGCACAATCTCTCCTTTATTCAGGAGCGGACCGAGGAATTTGAGGCGTTTTCAAAGGTCATTAAAGACTACCCGCCGGAAAAGGCCGCCGAGATTACAGGAGTGGCCGCCGAAGACATCCTCCGGATGGCCGAACTCTATGCCAAGGCCGAAACCGCCTCCATTGTCTACTGCATGGGGATCACCCAGCACACCACCGGAGTGGACAATGTCAAGACCCTGGCCAATCTGGCCATGCTCACGGGAAATGTGGGGAGGGAATCCACCGGCGTCAACCCGCTCCGCGGGCAGAACAATGTTCAGGGGGCCTGTGACATGGGAGGGCTCCCCAATGTTTACCCCGGGTATCAGCCGGTAAATATGGTGGATATTCAGAAGAAATTCGAAAGCGCCTGGAATGCCGCACTGTCGGACAAGGTGGGTCGGACGGTCCCTCAAATGCTCACAGGGCTGGCAGACGGATCGGTCAAGGCATTGTATGTCATGGGTGAAAATCCGATACAGAGCGATCCCGATACCGAGCATGTCAAAAAGGCCCTGGAGGCTGCTGAACTCCTGATCGTCCAGGACATCTTTCTCACCCCCACTGCCGAACTGGCCCATGTGGTCCTCCCCGGGACCTCTTTTGCGGAAAAAGACGGCACGTTCAGCAATACCGAGAGGCGCGTGATGCGGGTCCGGCAGGCCGTCGATCCGGTGGGGGACTCCCGTCCCGATTGGCGGATCATCCAGGAGGTTTCCAACCGATTCGGCTATCCCATGAACTATGCCTCGCCCGAAGCCGTGATGCAGGAGATTGCCTCTCTGACGCCGTCGTACGGCGGGATCACCTATGATCGCCTGGAGGGTGAGGGGCTTCAATGGCCCTGCCCACATGCGGATCATCCCGGAACCCGATATCTGCATGAGGGGGTGTTCTCAAGGGGAAAGGGACTGTTTCATCCGATTGAATACAGGCCCCCGGCAGAAATCGTGGACGAGGAATTTCCGCTCTGGCTTTCCACCGGGAGGGTCTTTGCCCATTACCACACCGCCACCATGACCCGGAATTCCCCCTCCCTGGATGCCGAGATCCGGGAAGGATTTCTGGAGGTCCACCCCGAAGACGCGGACAAATTAGGGGTTTTGCAGGGAGACAGGGTCATTATAACCTCCCGGCGGGGGGCCATTACGGCCCGGACCGCCATTACCGACAGGGTCCAGCAGGGACTCGTATTTATGCCCTTCCATTTTATTGAAAGCAACGTAAATGTCCTGACCAATCCTGCCCATGACCCGATCGCCCAGATCCCGGAGTTCAAGGTCTGTGCGGTCAAGCTTGAGAAGGCTGCCTGA